The following is a genomic window from Niabella soli DSM 19437.
AGCAAGCCGGTTTTCAGCAGCCGCTTTACAGATAAGCGCCAGATCCGTTTTCAAACGCGGCATTACCACTTCTGTTTCGGGGTCGCCCATACGGCAATTATATTCAATCACAAAAGGATCATCTCCCACTTTTATCAATCCGATAAATACGAATCCCGTATAATCGATTCCTTCTTTTTTCAGCCCCTCCACAGTAGGCTTAATAATACGGTCTGTGACTTTTTGCATAAACATGGCATCCGCAAAAGGCACCGGACTAACGGCCCCCATGCCCCCTGTATTCAGACCACTGTCTTTTTCTCCAATGCGTTTATAATCTTTTGCCTGTGGCAGTAACACGTATTCGTTGCCATCTGTAACAATGAACACGCTCATCTCAATACCGGAAAGAAATTCCTCCACCACTACTTTACGGCTGGCTTCGCCAAATTTCGCCTCCTGTATCATGGCTTCAAACTCGGCAACCGCTTCTTCATTGGTCTGACAGATCACCACCCCTTTCCCGGCCGCTAATCCATCAGCCTTTAATACTACAGGTAGCGCGTGGTTACCAACATAGGCTTTTCCTTCTTCAAAATTGATTGCCGTAAACTCCCGGTAGGCAGCCGTTGGTATCTGGTTCCGTTCCATAAAGCCCTTGGCAAATGCCTTGCTCCCTTCCAGTTGCGCACCGAATTGCGAGGGGCCAATAAATAATATATCTTTTAAAGCAGCATCCTTTTTAAAGAAGTCCCAGATGCCTTTTACAAGGGGTTCCTCGGGACCTGCTACCACCATTTCGATCTGGTTTTGCCGGCAAAAGGCGCCGATCCCTTCAAAATCATTGATCCCAAGATCAACGTTAACGCCCAGGGCTGCTGTGCCCGGGTTGCCCGGAGCAATAAACAATTCATGATTGCCACGGTTTTTCATATTCCACACCAATGCATGCTCCCTGCCGCCGCTTCCTAAAACTAATATCTTCATTTTTGCTTTAAATCAATTTTATGCGGGAAAGATAGCTATAAAATGAAAATAAATGGTGATTCCGCATTTTTATGTATTTTGCCCGGCAAACTTCACACAAACATTTGTTAAATGAATAACAACGTGACCGTTCCTTCCTCCCCAAAGCACCCAAAGGGGCTTGCTGTATTATTTGCAACTGAAATGTGGGAACGGTTTAACTACTATGGCATGCGTGCCATCCTGGTATTATATATGACCAAGGCGCTGTTCTTTGATAAGGCCTTCGCCTCAAATCTATACGGAAGCTATACCAGCCTTTCTTACCTGACGCCCCTGATCGGCGGCTATATAGCAGACCGGTATTGGGGAAACCGCCGCTCCATTATTACCGGCGGCCTTGTGATGGCCATTGGAGAGTTTATATTATTTATCTGTGCGTCTGTATATTCCACACAACCCCAGCTATCAACATTTTTATTTTTTACCGGGCTGGGCGTTATGATCGCCGGAAACGGATTTTTTAAACCAAATATTTCTTCGCTGGTAGGTCAGTTATACCCCAAAGGAGACCGGCGGATTGATGCGGCCTATACCATATTTTATATGGGCATTAACGTAGGGGGAGCCCTCGGGCCATTTGTTTGTGGCATGGTTGGGGATACGGGTAATCCGGCTGACTTTAAATGGTCGTTCCTGTGTGCAGGCATCGGCATGTTGATCAGCGTAGCGATTCAAAAGGCATTTCATCATAAATATGTAGTAGCCCCTGACTCGGGCAAAGTACTGGGGCTTACGCCCGAGAATACTCCCCGCAGGGTTATCGCCCCCCTGTTTATTATTCTGGGCATGGTTGCCTTTGCGGTTATCACAACCGGCGCTTTATACGCCGATGCCAAAGTTTTCAGCTATCTTACCTACCTGCTGGCCGCCGCCGCTTTGTTTATTGCTTTTATTGTCTTCTCTGATAAAACGCTTAACAAAATTGAAAAGCAGCGCATTGGTGTAATATTTATTGTATCCTTTTTTGTTATCTTTTTCTGGAGCGCTTACGAACAGGCAGGCGCTTCCTTAACCTTTTTTGCCGAAGAGCAAACCCAGCGTAACCTGGGGTTCTGGACGGTTCCGGCAAGCCTTTTTCAATCCCTGAACTCCATTTTTATTATATGTTTTGCGCCTGTCCTGGCCTGGCTGTGGATAAAACTGGGCAAGCGGGAGCCTTCCTCTCCGGCAAAAATGGCCGGGGGCCTGTTCTTTCTTGCGTTAGGATATTTGTGGATCGCCTTTGGCGTAAAAGGTGTTGCGCCCGGAATAAAAGTAAGTATGATCTGGCTAACCGGGATGTACGCACTGCATACCGTTGGAGAACTTTTCCTTTCCCCAATTGGCTTATCCCTTGTAAACAAACTGGCGCCGCTCAAATTTGCCTCATTGTTGATGGCCGTTTGGTTTTTAGCAAATGCAGCGGCCAATAAACTTGCCGGTGTACTAAGTTCCTTATACCCGGATAATGGGAGAATTACTAATTTTCTGGGCTATCATATGAGCGACATGTATGACTTTTTCATGTTATTTGTTATTATGGCCGGCGTCGCTTCACTGATTTTATTTTTAATCTCCAGGAAACTGAGTAAGTTAATGGAAGGTGCATAAGCATTGGCCGTGCGTTCTTTTTCCGGAGAATTGCACCGGCCCCGGAGCAGAAATGCCGTATTGAAATTTATCACTATCATTCGCAATCTTTCGTCTTTCAATCAAAACAAGTATGTCAGAAAAATCATCATTCAAACCCTTTGTGCCGGATGAGGCACGTATGGCTGAATTCACATTAAAATCGGTGTTAACCGGCGCTGCTTTTGGGATCATCTTTGGCGCCGCTACGGTTTACCTGGCCCTGAAGGCCGGATTGACCGTTTCAGCCTCCATCCCCATAGCAGTGATCGCCATTACATTAGGACGAAAGTTTTTAAAAACCACTATCCTGGAGAATAACATCATACAAACGACAGGGTCAGCAGGCGAAAGTATCGCCTCGGGCGTGGTGTTTACCCTTCCGGGATTTTTATTTTTGAGTGATGGAAGTGGCGCCCAATTCTTTAATTATATGACCATCTTAACGTTGGCGATCATTGGGGGCATCCTCGGCACCCTGATGATGATCCCCCTGCGCCGGTCTTTGATCGTTAATGAACATAAAACCCTGCCCTATCCCGAAGGAACTGCCTGCGCAGATGTACTGAAGGCCGGAGAAAAAGGCGGCGATTTTGCCAAGACCGCTTTCTGGGGCCTGGGCTTTGCCTTTGTATATGCCGTGTTGCAAAAGATCGTACACGTTATTGCCGAAACGCCGTCGTTTATAACTAAACAGACCAACAAATTCTTTCCTTCAGCCAGGGTAAGCGGCGAGATCACACCCGAATACCTCGGTGTCGGATATATTATCGGACCCAGGATTGCGGGGGTACTGGTAGCAGGAGGCGTGCTGGCATGGCTTGTGCTGATTCCGCTGTTATCTTCTGTTGTTTCACCGGAACTCATCGCAGCACAACAGGTAAAACTGGGGTATCTCACCAATATAGGTGCTGCAGGCGGTAAAGGGGGCTGGGATCCGGCAGCAAAAACATTTGGCGATTTTTCATCGGCTATTTATTACGCCTATATCCGGCAGATCGGCGCGGGCGCCGTGGCGGCAGGAGGTTTTATTACCTTGTTAAAAACGATACCCACTATCATCGCTTCATTTAAAGGAAGCCTGGGCTCCATCAAAGGGGGTGCCGCAGCGGAAACAACGGTGAAAAGAACCGAGCGCGACCTGAGCATGAAAGTTGTCGGCTTTGGCAGCCTGGCCCTGGTACTGTTGATCGCTTTATTGCCCCAGATACCCGGAAATACCATTTTTCAAAAACTGCTGATCGGCATCTTGGTGGTTATTTTCGGAGCCTTCTTCGTTACGGTTTCCTCAAGGATCGTGGGGCTCATCGGATCATCCAATAACCCGGTAAGCGGCATGACCATCGCCACGTTAATGGGCACCTGTCTTATTTTTATTGCGGTAGGATGGAGCGGGAAAGCCTATGAGCCGATGGCACTGGTGGTTGGTGGCCTCATCTGTATTGCCGCCGCCAACGCAGGGGCGACTTCTCAGGATCTGAAGACCGGCTACATCATTGGGGCCACGCCAAAATATCAGCAAATAGCGTTATTTGTAGGGGTTGTTGTGGCTTCCATTGTGATAGGATTTACCGTAAACTTCCTGGATAAGCCTACTGCTGCCATGGTGGCAAAAGGCATTACCGGCCACGCTATCGGGTCAGAAGCTTATCCGGCCCCGCAGGGAACCCTTATGGCAACGTTAGCCCGCGGAATTTTGTCGTTCAATTTGGACTGGCAGTTTGTACTGGTAGGTGTTTTTATTTCAATAGTGCTGGAGCTTTGTGGCGTAAAGTCGCTGAGCTTTGCTGTAGGTGCGTACCTGCCGCTTTCTACCACGCTCCCTATTTTTATCGGAGGGTTAATAAGAGGCGCTGTAGACAAAAAAGCCGGCAAGGCCGCAAGTGCTGAAGAAGAAGAACTGGGCCGCGGCAATCTTTTTGCAACCGGGCTCGTAGCCGGAGGCGCCGTTGCCGGAGTGATCATCGCGATCCTGTCCGGATTTGACGGGCCTGCAGCCGCATTAGCTAAGGTCAATGCAGAGCACGGGCTCACCCGGGTCTTGCACGAAGACGGTTATTATATTTTGGGAACACTGGCCTTCGCAACAATGGCCTTTGTGCTTTACCGCGTAGGTTTATCAAAGAATAAAGAGTAACAGCTTAGAAGCTTGACTGGATTTTTTAGTCAGCCCTAACGCGAGCCCAGAGTTTTTTGTATACGGGATTTTCTATTGATTGGGCAGATTCACATTCAAATAGCATCATTTAATCTGCTGCTATTTACAAGTATGCTGTTATGTTTTTGAGATAAAATTTAACTGCTTAAAATATGACTTACAATATAAAACAATCATCCCCCTGGTTATACGTTCTGACATTGCTGACAGTGATTTTTTCGGGAATAGCATTTTTAATTTTTTTAGATAAAAATCAAATACTGCCCAAAGGTGGACTCTGGTCATTTATATTATCCTTCGCCCCAATTTTGGGGCTTGCTTTTTATTTACCAAGATATACGGCAATCGCAAACATAGAAATTGAAATAGATAATGAGGGTATAAAAAGAAGATGGTTGAGCCAGTTTCTCCTGCACAACAGACAGGCGATAGCAATAAAATGGGCAGACATAAAGGATTATGCATTTCAGCCTGACCGGCAATTCGACCAATTCAAATTAAATTTAACGGACGGCACAAAGTTTAAATTCTACCATAATAACGACCACGACGATAAGGATGATTTTAGAAAATTCTTTTCGGACTTTATTGAAAAAGTAGAGCAGTTAAACAATGCTGACGACAATAAGTGTAATGATATCAGGCTTGGGAAAACAATTTACGAGACGACATTGGGGTTATTAGTAGCCATTTTGGCTGCAATAATGATTGTTGGATTCCCAATAATGTTGTTCATACTACCTCACAAAGGAACAACTAGTACAAGTAGTTATTTTTATCTTGCCGCTTCATACATAGGAGCTATATATTTTGTATTTCAGGTATATATTCACAGAAAGAGAAGAAAAGAATATGAAAACAGGTTCAAATAATCATCATTCAAACTTGACGAGGTACTTTTTGGTCGACTAATTCACAACTACTGCTAATTGAGGCTGGCGTCAGGCAGGCTGAAGTGAAGATGTAATGTATATTTTGGGTGGTTCCTAAAAATTGCCTGAAACTTTTTAGCCGGGGAAGCAACCGTGCGATAAGTCTGAAGTAAAAAACAAAAATTCCCGCCTATTTTTGCTGCTGACAGTCAGTTGTCAGCACCGGTTGTTTCCTTTGTGTAGTTAAATACTACAGATGGAAAAATCAGATCTCACCAAAATCTACCGTTCCTATTTCACCGCAAAAACACAGCCGGAACTTGTTACAATAGCGCCCGCTCAATTTCTTTCCATTATTGGTAAAGGCGACCCTTCGGGCGACAGTTTTAAAAAACATATCGAAGCATTGTATTCTACCGTCTATACGATCAAATTTGCATTTAAAACACAAGGAAAAGATTTTGTGGTTTCAAAGCTGGAGGGACTCTGGTGGTTTGACGAAAGCCGGTTTGGAACACCCGCCGCTTCGGAAACGCCGTTAGCTATTCCGCGCAGCGAATGGGAATACCGCCTGCTGATACGGCTGCCGGAGTTTATCACAAAAAAGGAAGTACAGAACGCCCAGGAAGTTGTGCTACTAAAAAAGCGGTTGATCGAAGCTCAGTATCTTGAATTATTTGAAATGAATGAAGGACTTTGCGTGCAGGTACTGCACCAGGGGCCTTTTACTACAGAACCCGGATCATTAAAAAAAATTATTGCCTTTACAGAAGAACGGCGGCTCACCCGCAACGGCCTGCATCATGAAATTTATTTATCAGATTTCAGAAGAACGAAGCCGGATCAGCTTAAAACCATTTTGAGGGAGCCGGTAAAATATTTTTGGCCGGGAAAGCGGTAAGACGGCAACGCAGAAACGACGAAAAAAATAAATACTTCCCGCCGCTGCGCCTTCCCGGCTATTGCTTATTTACATAAACGCATCACTTTCCCGGTAAGCCGCAATTAGCCTGTCTTCACCGGCTTTTCCGGGTTGAGAGATACCATGTTCCATACCCAGGATACCTTTATACCCTTTTTCGTGTAACCATTTAAACACATTCTTATAATTGATCTCCCCGGTAGTGGGTTCTTTTCTTCCGGGGTTATCACCGATCTGGACATAACCGATCTCCTCCCAGGCCAGGCCCATATTGGTGATCAGGTTGCCTTCGTTTTTCTGCATGTGATAAATATCATACAGGATCTTGCAGGAAGGACTGTTCACCGCTTTGCAGATCGCATAAGTTTGCGCCGATGTTCTTAAAAAAAGATCGGGCGTATCGCTCAACGGTTCCAGGACCATTACAATACCATGCGGCTCCAGGATCGCAGCGCCTTTGCGCAATGCTTCCACCACATTCGCCGTTTGAATATCCAGTGGTAACCTGCGGTCAAAATCCCCGGGAACCACCGTAGTTAATTTACCCCCGCAACGCTTGGCCGTTTCCACGGATTTGCGGCAACCGTCAAGAAATATATCAATATGCTCCTGCTTTTTGGTGGCCAACGTATTAGCGCCGTTCCCTCCCTTGGGCAAAACAAAAACACCCATATGCATCCCCAGCTTCGCCAGCGCTTCGCCTATTTTTGTTTGCATTTCGGGCGTGCGGCTGGTCATGCCATTATCCTCAATGGAGCGGAACCCCCTTTCGTACATATATTTTATCTGATCCAGAAAATCCTTACCGGCGCTATTGGCAAACATCCCATCATGGGGAGCATAGTCCAGGTTAAAGGGTTTATCGGCGGCAGCCGTAGTTCCGGAAGACCGCGCCCACAGGCCCGTGCCCATACCCAGCGCGGTTGCCGTTAAAACATTATTCTTTACAAAGCTTCTGCGATTCATAATGGCAATATTTATTTTCGAATTAAATATAGTAAACTTTGATATTTATAAAAAAGGAAAAGTATATATTTTTAAATTGTTGTATTTTATTACCATAATAATTGTCAAAATAAAAATTTAACTATCTTCGGATCAATGAAACAGATGATTGCCGCAGTTTTGTGCCTCAGTACTGCCCTCCTTAATGCCCAGGACAAGAAAGACGCCCCTTTTCAGAAATATGAGCAAACGATCTCCGGGTCTGATGTAAAATTCACCATGGTGCCCATCCCCGCAGGGAGTTTTAAAATGGGCCGTAATGCCAAAGATCCCGGCAAGGATGCCGACGAATTGCCACCGGTAACCGTAAAACTGGATGCCTTTTATATGGGCGAAAAAGAGGTCACCTTCGACGAATATGTATTGTACCTTAATGATGAAAGCCTCGGTCAGAATGTAGATGCGGATGCCGTTACCCGGCCTACCACGCCTTATATCGATCTGACCCTGGGTATGGGAAAAGAAGGTGGCTTTCCCGCCAACAGCATGCAGCAACGCGCGGCAATTATGTACTGCAAATGGCTTTATGCAAAAACAGGCGTCTTTTACCGGTTACCTACAGAAGCGGAATGGGAATACGCTGCACGCGCGGGTGCCGAAGGTCCCTGGTTTTTTGGAGCAGATGAAAAACAACTGGGCGATTATGCCTGGTACGAAAAAAACAGTGATGGCAAATACCACAAAGCCGGTCTGAAAAAGCCCAACCCCTGGGGACTGTATGATATTTATGGTAATGTTGCTGAATGGGTGCTGGATCAATACCAGGCTGATTATTATACAACATTGGGCAAGGAAGCTACCAACCCGGTGCGTATTCCCGAAACCCGCCACCCGCGCATTGTACGGGGTGGCAGTTATAAAGACGATGCCCCGGAGCTGCGCAGCGCCAAACGAACCCAATCGGATCCCATCTGGAACCGCCGCGACCCCCAGATACCTAAAAGCAAATGGTGGAATGCTGATGCGCCTTTTGTAGGCTTCCGGCTGGTACGCCCGGCCAAACAACCCGATAAAGAAACTATTGAAAAGTTCTTCTCAACCTACATTTTGTAATGAAATTGTTCAAACCACATAGATACAGTAGAAGTCATAGCGCTCAAAGCGGTATAGATTCCCCGCCGCGACGGGGAACATAGCTGATGTGTTTTTATGTTCCTTTTTTCTGCTATCATAATTCTATGTACCTATGTGCCCGCCCGGATGAACTCCGTTCGGACAGGGTTAAGTTTAAAAAGTGTAAACAAGTTTAATTTTTAGCGATTAAATACCATATAACATGAGCAACAAAACAACAAGAAGAGATTTTGTAAAAAACGGATCGCTGATCGCCGGCGGTCTTTTGGTTGCCCCATCCCTGGGTAACATCAACTTTTTTTCCGGAGCCAAAGGAGAAATAAAGATAGCCCTTATCGGCTGCGGTGGCCGGGGTACCGGAGCGGTAACACAGGCTTTATCAACAAAGCAGAATGTGAAGTTAGTGGCTATGGCCGATGCGTTCAGGGATCGCCTGGATGGATGTTATAAGACCATCACCGCAAAAGATATGTCGGACAGTGGTTTGAAGGGAAACCTGCTCAGCAAGATCAATGTGCCCGAAGAAAATAAATTTGTCGGATTCGATGCGTATAAAAAAGCAATAGCATTGGCCGATGTGGTTATTCTTACTACACCGCCGGGCTTTCGGCCCATCCATTTTGAAGAAGCTGTAAAACAGAATAAACATATTTTCTCGGAAAAACCGATGGCAACCGATCCCGCAGGTATAAAAAAAGTGCTGGATGCGGCAGCAATTGCCAAGCAGAAAAAACTGAATGTGGTGGTAGGACTGCAACGCCGCTACCAGGATTCTTACCGCGAATTATTTAAGCGCAAAGACATGATCGGTGACATCATTTCCGGGCAGGTGTGGTGGAACAACTCCGGCGTTTGGGTAAAACAACGCGAACCCCAACAAACGGAAATGGAATACCAGATGCGCAACTGGTATTATTTTAACTGGCTTTGCGGCGATCATATCAACGAACAGCACATCCACAATATTGATGTAATGAACTGGTTTATGGAAGGGCATCCCGTTAAAGCACAGGGCATGGGTGGCCGCCAGGTAAGAACCGGGAAACAATACGGCGAAATTTACGACCACCATTATGTAGAGTTCCATTATGCCGACGGAACGATCCTGAACAGCCAGTGCCGTCATATTCCGGGCACCATGAGCAAGGTGGATGAATTGATCGTTGGCACAAAGGGCTCGATATTTGGCGATGCGTCTGTGATCAAAGACCGCTCGGGAAAAGTGCTGTTCAGCTTCGACAAAAAGGGAGGCGAACGCAATCCTTATCAAACGGAACATGACGAGCTGTTCGAAGCGGTAGCTAAAGGCGAGTATAAATTTTCGAATGCAGATTACGGCGCCACCAGCACCATGACTTCCATTATGGGTCGGATGGCAACCTATAGCGGCCAGGTGATTGAATGGGATAAGGCAATCAACTCCGGCATTGATATTATGCCCAAAGAATACAGCTTTACAGCAACGCCTCCCGTATTGCCTAATGCAGACGGTTTTTACCCCGTTGCCATGCCGGGCAAAACGAAATATTTTTCGTAAGAATTAACTCAGGTACTTTAAAAAGAAAAGCCCGGTTTTACTCCGGGCTTTTTTAATTATTGCCGTACAATTTCTAAAATCATTAAGTCGTTAACAGACCCTGATGGTTATTAAGCGGCTTCAAAGAGTTCCTCCACCTTCTTCCAGTTCACCGCGTTCCAGAAGGCTTTTAAATAATCCGGGCGTTTGTTCTGGTATTTTAAGTAGTACGCGTGTTCCCACACATCTACTCCTAAAATGGGCGTACCTTTTACTTCAGCCACATCCATAAGCGGGTTATCCTGGTTGGGGGTTGAAGTTACTTCCAGCTTGCCATCCTTAACGATCAGCCAGGCCCAGCCGCTTCCAAAACGGGTAGCGCCGGCAGTATTCACTTTTTCTTTTAATCCGTCCAGTGAACCAAAGGTTGCATTGATGGCATCCGCTAATTTACCGGAAGGAGCGCCACCGCCATTGGGACCAAGAATCTCCCAGAAAAAAGAGTGGTTCCAATGGCCACCACCATTGTTCCGAACCGCCGCAGAAATACTCCCCGCATTTTTTACTAATTCATCCAACGATTTAGTTGCGTTCTCCGTTCCTTCAACCGCCTTATTTAAATTATCAACATACGCTTTGTGGTGCCTGTCGTGATGGATTTCCATTGTTTCCTTGTCAATGTGCGGCTCCAGTGCATCAAATGCATAAGGGAGGGCTGGTAGTGTAAATGCCATGATCTTATTATTTTTTAGTTGTGATTAAATCATTTGCTTTGTAACTATAACAAAAGTAGCCTATTATAGTTGTGTAACACAAACAAATACAACAAAAATTCAGCCATAGCAGATTCAAAAGTATTATTTAAAAGTTAGTAAAATAATTAGCAAAAACCAGGTCGAACATATTAACGTTTGCTTTTTTAGTTTTTAAATAAGCACCCGGCATCATTATTTTATTGAGATCCCGGTAAAGAACCAGTTCTGTTTTAAAATGCGATTTTAATAATTGATCTATAAGAGCTATTTCTTCCTGGTACCGCCGGTAACCGGCCTCATTATTAAGACAAAACTGATCATGATCCAATAACATTGCCCCATTATATTCCATAAAATCCGTCACCACTATACTATGCCAGGGCATTAAAACACTTAAGAGGATGTGCACTTTAAACAACCCACGGTTTTCGTTGGACGCATAATCCAGGTAAAAACAAAATTTATTAAGATACAATTCCGTCTGATCTTTTAACTGATGCGGCGGAAACCGTTCCTTTAAAGCGCGCATAAACGCCTCCCATTGCGGGCTAAGCCTTTCCTTCATGATCCGGGCCGAACGCTTCCTTCTTGCATAAGCCCTGTCATACCCCACCTGGTCCGC
Proteins encoded in this region:
- the purD gene encoding phosphoribosylamine--glycine ligase, which produces MKILVLGSGGREHALVWNMKNRGNHELFIAPGNPGTAALGVNVDLGINDFEGIGAFCRQNQIEMVVAGPEEPLVKGIWDFFKKDAALKDILFIGPSQFGAQLEGSKAFAKGFMERNQIPTAAYREFTAINFEEGKAYVGNHALPVVLKADGLAAGKGVVICQTNEEAVAEFEAMIQEAKFGEASRKVVVEEFLSGIEMSVFIVTDGNEYVLLPQAKDYKRIGEKDSGLNTGGMGAVSPVPFADAMFMQKVTDRIIKPTVEGLKKEGIDYTGFVFIGLIKVGDDPFVIEYNCRMGDPETEVVMPRLKTDLALICKAAAENRLAEITVEEDPRTAVTVMAVSGGYPGDYEKGFKITGLDQPMGASILFHAGTKTHAGQVVTNGGRVLCVTSFGDTVADAVRNSKAILSDIHFDDMYYRRDIGFEFM
- a CDS encoding peptide MFS transporter, encoding MNNNVTVPSSPKHPKGLAVLFATEMWERFNYYGMRAILVLYMTKALFFDKAFASNLYGSYTSLSYLTPLIGGYIADRYWGNRRSIITGGLVMAIGEFILFICASVYSTQPQLSTFLFFTGLGVMIAGNGFFKPNISSLVGQLYPKGDRRIDAAYTIFYMGINVGGALGPFVCGMVGDTGNPADFKWSFLCAGIGMLISVAIQKAFHHKYVVAPDSGKVLGLTPENTPRRVIAPLFIILGMVAFAVITTGALYADAKVFSYLTYLLAAAALFIAFIVFSDKTLNKIEKQRIGVIFIVSFFVIFFWSAYEQAGASLTFFAEEQTQRNLGFWTVPASLFQSLNSIFIICFAPVLAWLWIKLGKREPSSPAKMAGGLFFLALGYLWIAFGVKGVAPGIKVSMIWLTGMYALHTVGELFLSPIGLSLVNKLAPLKFASLLMAVWFLANAAANKLAGVLSSLYPDNGRITNFLGYHMSDMYDFFMLFVIMAGVASLILFLISRKLSKLMEGA
- a CDS encoding OPT family oligopeptide transporter, with protein sequence MSEKSSFKPFVPDEARMAEFTLKSVLTGAAFGIIFGAATVYLALKAGLTVSASIPIAVIAITLGRKFLKTTILENNIIQTTGSAGESIASGVVFTLPGFLFLSDGSGAQFFNYMTILTLAIIGGILGTLMMIPLRRSLIVNEHKTLPYPEGTACADVLKAGEKGGDFAKTAFWGLGFAFVYAVLQKIVHVIAETPSFITKQTNKFFPSARVSGEITPEYLGVGYIIGPRIAGVLVAGGVLAWLVLIPLLSSVVSPELIAAQQVKLGYLTNIGAAGGKGGWDPAAKTFGDFSSAIYYAYIRQIGAGAVAAGGFITLLKTIPTIIASFKGSLGSIKGGAAAETTVKRTERDLSMKVVGFGSLALVLLIALLPQIPGNTIFQKLLIGILVVIFGAFFVTVSSRIVGLIGSSNNPVSGMTIATLMGTCLIFIAVGWSGKAYEPMALVVGGLICIAAANAGATSQDLKTGYIIGATPKYQQIALFVGVVVASIVIGFTVNFLDKPTAAMVAKGITGHAIGSEAYPAPQGTLMATLARGILSFNLDWQFVLVGVFISIVLELCGVKSLSFAVGAYLPLSTTLPIFIGGLIRGAVDKKAGKAASAEEEELGRGNLFATGLVAGGAVAGVIIAILSGFDGPAAALAKVNAEHGLTRVLHEDGYYILGTLAFATMAFVLYRVGLSKNKE
- a CDS encoding GyrI-like domain-containing protein, which translates into the protein MEKSDLTKIYRSYFTAKTQPELVTIAPAQFLSIIGKGDPSGDSFKKHIEALYSTVYTIKFAFKTQGKDFVVSKLEGLWWFDESRFGTPAASETPLAIPRSEWEYRLLIRLPEFITKKEVQNAQEVVLLKKRLIEAQYLELFEMNEGLCVQVLHQGPFTTEPGSLKKIIAFTEERRLTRNGLHHEIYLSDFRRTKPDQLKTILREPVKYFWPGKR
- a CDS encoding hydroxypyruvate isomerase family protein, with protein sequence MNRRSFVKNNVLTATALGMGTGLWARSSGTTAAADKPFNLDYAPHDGMFANSAGKDFLDQIKYMYERGFRSIEDNGMTSRTPEMQTKIGEALAKLGMHMGVFVLPKGGNGANTLATKKQEHIDIFLDGCRKSVETAKRCGGKLTTVVPGDFDRRLPLDIQTANVVEALRKGAAILEPHGIVMVLEPLSDTPDLFLRTSAQTYAICKAVNSPSCKILYDIYHMQKNEGNLITNMGLAWEEIGYVQIGDNPGRKEPTTGEINYKNVFKWLHEKGYKGILGMEHGISQPGKAGEDRLIAAYRESDAFM
- a CDS encoding formylglycine-generating enzyme family protein, giving the protein MKQMIAAVLCLSTALLNAQDKKDAPFQKYEQTISGSDVKFTMVPIPAGSFKMGRNAKDPGKDADELPPVTVKLDAFYMGEKEVTFDEYVLYLNDESLGQNVDADAVTRPTTPYIDLTLGMGKEGGFPANSMQQRAAIMYCKWLYAKTGVFYRLPTEAEWEYAARAGAEGPWFFGADEKQLGDYAWYEKNSDGKYHKAGLKKPNPWGLYDIYGNVAEWVLDQYQADYYTTLGKEATNPVRIPETRHPRIVRGGSYKDDAPELRSAKRTQSDPIWNRRDPQIPKSKWWNADAPFVGFRLVRPAKQPDKETIEKFFSTYIL
- a CDS encoding Gfo/Idh/MocA family protein, whose protein sequence is MSNKTTRRDFVKNGSLIAGGLLVAPSLGNINFFSGAKGEIKIALIGCGGRGTGAVTQALSTKQNVKLVAMADAFRDRLDGCYKTITAKDMSDSGLKGNLLSKINVPEENKFVGFDAYKKAIALADVVILTTPPGFRPIHFEEAVKQNKHIFSEKPMATDPAGIKKVLDAAAIAKQKKLNVVVGLQRRYQDSYRELFKRKDMIGDIISGQVWWNNSGVWVKQREPQQTEMEYQMRNWYYFNWLCGDHINEQHIHNIDVMNWFMEGHPVKAQGMGGRQVRTGKQYGEIYDHHYVEFHYADGTILNSQCRHIPGTMSKVDELIVGTKGSIFGDASVIKDRSGKVLFSFDKKGGERNPYQTEHDELFEAVAKGEYKFSNADYGATSTMTSIMGRMATYSGQVIEWDKAINSGIDIMPKEYSFTATPPVLPNADGFYPVAMPGKTKYFS
- a CDS encoding superoxide dismutase, translated to MAFTLPALPYAFDALEPHIDKETMEIHHDRHHKAYVDNLNKAVEGTENATKSLDELVKNAGSISAAVRNNGGGHWNHSFFWEILGPNGGGAPSGKLADAINATFGSLDGLKEKVNTAGATRFGSGWAWLIVKDGKLEVTSTPNQDNPLMDVAEVKGTPILGVDVWEHAYYLKYQNKRPDYLKAFWNAVNWKKVEELFEAA